The Marinobacter sp. SS13-12 sequence TTTCCTGCTGCTTGCTAAGCTGAACTAGAAGTTTCAGGCCTTGCTCAACGGCCTCTTTTTTGGTTTCGTAGCCAGAGGCTTTGAGAGCTTCGGCCATCAACTGGTCGTCTATGACGATGTTCGTTCTCATGTCGCACCTATGTGTATCGATGTCGGTTTTTATACACAATCTAGCACTTCAGGAAGAACATAACAATCGGCTGCACAGCGACCGATTTTCCGCCGCTTAGCGGCTCCAAACCGGCGCGTGAGCCGGGCGTTATATGAATTGAAGCATGGATATCCTGCAGAAGGCATTTGATGAAGCAGTGCAAGAGCTTGCTCAATCCGCTACATCTGAGGAAGAGCTTGACGCGATATCCGATGCTCTTCCTGATCAACTTGAAGATTTA is a genomic window containing:
- a CDS encoding type II toxin-antitoxin system VapB family antitoxin — its product is MRTNIVIDDQLMAEALKASGYETKKEAVEQGLKLLVQLSKQQEIRKLRGKIKWEGDLDEMRSAG